In Hyperolius riggenbachi isolate aHypRig1 chromosome 1, aHypRig1.pri, whole genome shotgun sequence, the genomic window tactttctaagcggcagagccgcgttagtctgcttgcacatgctcagtaacattggggaggagcagagagcggccaggcacatggctaattaatattcactgcactcagtgacgtgcagtgtttacttcctggagcggccgctctgtgcagcgattggccggcgggaccacgtgatgccgcatgcgcacaagagtacgcatcacggacgccagagtgagctgcacaactcgGCTCacactgacgtccaaagcagggagcaccaggcgttgcgttaggggcacgttatgcgaccataatgtcccctaaaacgcaacgtcctggtgtgaaaccagcctaaaggaaacctgtaataaaaaaaaaactgcccctgggcggtacttaccttgggaggggggagcctctgcatcctaatgagcctttccctgtcctcctccatcccgtCGATCCAGTGCTGGAAAGCCCCGAACAtctgggaggtaaatatttacctactgcgatccaacaccggcgcagtagcagctttccattCAGGCGGAAGTAGCCGAGCCAGATCGGGTCCGCTCTGATGCACAGGCAACTCGTGcctacgcagtagagcagacccaatcgggctcagctattaccGCTAGAGCCAATCGGAaaacctctactgcgcctgcactaaaTACTGCTATGCGCTGCTGCGCCTGCGTAGTGCTTGTTGGGGGAATTTTCAGGGGAGCCAACACTGGATCCCTGAGGctacagaggatggggaagcctcaataggatcaggaggcttccccctcccaaggtaagtatcccatcagggctgtttttttgttacaggtgtactttaaagaacaagcgacacccatgctaacctagaaataaaaaacacatatataagtagataaatactacttctacttacataacagatgtattgtgctatccatgtcatgattcctgtgaattttataaaggaaaatcagaaaatcctattctaggcagtggccatcttgccaagctaatgctgacatcatatcctccctgactcttgttttcccccctcccttctcttgctcattgtgtattcattagctgccctcctcccagagtcttcagacactcccactgaggtgtatactaggaagtgcactgtctttttttttatttacacatccaatcgctgagtcacctcagccttgcttgtaaacacaagtgatcagagggagtttctgataagcagctaggcagggaaataaatggaagaggaggaatatattatagataaaaagaactcccagcattcaactctttggcactgtttgccactagggccagtgctaaagtatgtgataactccaaaccataacagcagaaaacgttttgcaagtttttaatgcaggattagcatctttatcacttaatacagtcagaccagttgctgttgaaatttgatttttatggtgacaatcctgctttaagttgaattactgaaataaattgactttttgCACTATATATTACAAATGCACACAAGGAAAACACTACCAATCTGTAAGCAACACTCACATCACTTGGGCTCTCTGTTGGGAAGTCCTCTACAGGTGGGATAGCACCTTGTGCAATCAGTTGTCCATAGGAGGGGGGAGCCTGCTGCTGGACCAGCTCTGCATCACTCCGAGACAAAGGAGCAAATATGCTGTGGAAACAATATATAGTAAGATTAGTGGTTGGCTTTTACTTTCAATATTCACAGCTTTCCATAAAATCTGCATACTACTCACCTGTATTCACGTGCTCGTGACGTATACAGACGGCATGTACATCCAAGAGCTACCACTAATAATGTGGCACAAATCAAGCTCCCAATTACAGCTGCTGCAATCACTTTCCGTGGCAAGGTATACCCACAGTTTTTCTCATCACTTCCATCCCGACAGTCTGGTTGGCCATCACACACCCAGGCTTCATAAACACAGCGTTCCATATCACAGTGGAAGCCACCAGGCTGACATCCACGGCATCCTCTTTCATCTGTCCCATCTTGGCAAGAGGTTTGATAATTACATCTTTCAGAGAGAGGGTAACAAGCCCGGCTCATAGCACACGGATAGTGGCCTTCAGCACAACCAGTGCAATTAGTCTCATCTCTACCATTGGCACAGTCCCAAACGCCATCACAACGCTGGTTATCTGCAAAACAGCCACCTCCTATCTCTACTCCATCCTCCCATAATAGACCTGGGCTGGAGCCACAAGGCTGGTCCCAAGGAAGGCAGTAGCCATGTACACGGTAAGTGGCATTAAACCCTCGGGGAACGTAAGATGGAAGCCAAGAACTGCGAATATTATAGCCAGGAACATGAGAACGAGATGAGCCCATCTGATCGAAGAAACGGGAGCCTGGCTCACGAGCCACAGGGTTGGGAAACCTAAATCCTTTGTCATAGGTCACAGAAGACTCAATATCTGGGCTGCGAGATAAAAATGTGCTGAATTGGTAAATAACCAAGACTCTACCCCCAGAAGACTCaacagtgacagatttcccattACTTAGTTGGTCTAATGCACGAAGAAGGCGTGGAAACTCTCCAGCACCATTCTCATAAACTAAAAGGCCATCCAGTTCAGACAGACGGAGGTTAGAAAACTGCAGAACAAGGCCTCGGCTATCCTCAGAATCAATCAGCCAACGGCAAtaagatgatgatgaggaaggtgaagGTAATGGATACCCAGGAGAGAAGACGCCATAGAAGTCCTTTAATGTAAAATTGCAGTTTGGCGAGCAAGCAAACTCATCAGACTGGTCCTCACAGTCAAAGGAGCCATCGCAGAGGGAATAGAATGGAAGGCAGCCAGAGTTGCACTGAAAATAGCCTGGGAAGCAGGAAGAAGATTCTGGAAGAGATAGAAACAGAGAAAAAGACAGGATCTTATTGTAACAATGCTTTCTTTATATTGTTGCAAGATTTTTGTACAGCAGTTTGCATAAATCATACTAAAATAGCACACACGCGGGACTgagttattgaaaaaaaaaagcaaagcatcATAGAAAAGACATTAGTTTAAAGCAACACATACCCAAACAATATTTATCTAGCCATGCAcaacactaatgctgggtacacacgtaatgattttccactcgattttccaacccaatcgttttttccgctcgattctgcgctagattctgtgctcgattctcttatcttcactcgtttttcttatttttccattcacttctatgagaaatcaagcgcCGAATCAAtcgggagtaatatcggacatgagggattttatcaatcggatgcaTCTATCATACggaaaattgtaacgtgtgtacccagcataaagcctggtacatactatcaattatgattggccaatcacagaccatttttaccaccttgatgtagtatgagggtttacctacacaatctgctcatactatTCAATATctgtccctcatactacatggtggtggtaaaattggtcagtgactggcCATTCATAATTGaaaaatgtgtaccaggcttaacctcTGTAGCCTAAGTCTAACACTACACTTTACTCTTTCTCAACCACGACCCCCTGAATATACACTAACTCAGTGGTCGGAATCTGCTGCTCTTGAGCCGCACGGGGCTCTTTAGCCGCTTGTGTGCGTTTCTTTTTCTCCCTGGGCTTCCCCAATCTCATTTCCCATGTGTGGGCTGGCTCTCCTAATCTCTGCGGGCTATCTGCTAAGTCCACGCTGTGTCCACTGTAATACAGATTTCCTCTGTACACCTCGCCGTGTCTCCATGGCTATTGATGTCACATCAGCGGAGACGTGGCTGCCAGGTGGGGCATAGTGCATGCAAGCAGGAGGTGTAGTGATCGTGCAGCCAATGGGACACAGGACCAACCGGGCCTGCAACTCTATTTTGGA contains:
- the LRP10 gene encoding low-density lipoprotein receptor-related protein 10, whose protein sequence is MSPFLSLLLYGLLVFAQADSAYESSSCFPGYFQCNSGCLPFYSLCDGSFDCEDQSDEFACSPNCNFTLKDFYGVFSPGYPLPSPSSSSSYCRWLIDSEDSRGLVLQFSNLRLSELDGLLVYENGAGEFPRLLRALDQLSNGKSVTVESSGGRVLVIYQFSTFLSRSPDIESSVTYDKGFRFPNPVAREPGSRFFDQMGSSRSHVPGYNIRSSWLPSYVPRGFNATYRVHGYCLPWDQPCGSSPGLLWEDGVEIGGGCFADNQRCDGVWDCANGRDETNCTGCAEGHYPCAMSRACYPLSERCNYQTSCQDGTDERGCRGCQPGGFHCDMERCVYEAWVCDGQPDCRDGSDEKNCGYTLPRKVIAAAVIGSLICATLLVVALGCTCRLYTSRAREYSIFAPLSRSDAELVQQQAPPSYGQLIAQGAIPPVEDFPTESPSDGSFIGNLRSLLQFLHQTQPHPAGGLNELPTRRRPPRPVRRLLRRLRRWGLLPPRTQGAQTEASQNQNTGSSQPGSEGSDAPTAPLLPVKTPLDPPEYAFPQTEPSVSAPPSYPAEDRSGLMMGMVQVVRERILPPLGEEHLGAGRADRLSSCGVEIDRPEDEDEMLLLPLAEGFDSGSGDVGLISC